The Pseudochaenichthys georgianus chromosome 24, fPseGeo1.2, whole genome shotgun sequence genome includes a region encoding these proteins:
- the LOC117439777 gene encoding microtubule cross-linking factor 3-like isoform X2, whose amino-acid sequence MKSAGGGAAAAPSPSSSDNSAGRRRGRRQHRDPSPATAQEGATKRAPRHPARPGFPLPAGSSRNTGARESLRSADGREREPERRGGAAVHPDGAEADVVRANRADAVGEAPTDSSASARRSVLPLPCLKGDSSRRLLPSRGSFSFHAVVREGTPGEEGGRSRERSGASAGCGLASLGLWRGGCLQAELIQFHLQKRLRRSGAKMQNKTENMGPEEAAEGEPGPAVQETEAGSVTQQDQAFEDEVERLLDENDDLKCEIEEMRAEMDEMRDTFYEEDTCQLQEMRRELERANKNCRILQYRLRKAERKKLRFAQTGEIDEELLRSLEQDLKVAKDVSVRLHHELEKVEEKRTKTEDENEKLRQKLIEVEVTKQALQNELDKTKEKRRGSKDIQKTDRKSAQTPTEEVNEDLKCQLAFIKEEAVLMRKKTAKIDKEKDRLEQELQKYRSFYGELDSTHHKGEAGGPPTTRESELKLRLRLVEEEANILGRKIVELEVENRGLRAELDDIRGEGEGAGSSEGGAMGGSGSGRGLGDDLTELRQQLQLVEDEAELLRRNLADVEDQNKRVTTELNKLRFKAGTHEGGGRHGGGLDGAKAEALQEELKAARLQINDLSGKVMQLQYENRVLLSNMQRYDLASHLSLRPSPRDSDAESDAGGATSGRRESDEDSSSRLVPPHRKREGPVGGESDPDEVRNTNGSSRCLTPTRGLYTPSGPEGAASSPLARFLPVGRCSLLERQHMTDIRMEAERLVRTIDRLIADTATIISEARVFVTNGDLMFRRGGEEGGEEDGSRIREHELLYRINAQMKAFRKELQTFIDRLEVPRPEGRDTEEPLSVTKSTEKAQHFPRLQPHSRKCG is encoded by the exons ATGAAGTCTGCCGGCGGCGGCGCTGCAGCTGCTCCATCACCGTCATCATCAGACAATAGCgcagggaggaggagggggcggaGGCAGCACCGGGATCCCTCGCCGGCTACAGCGCAGGAAGGGGCAACCAAGCGAGCTCCGAGACACCCAGCTAGGCCCGGATTTCCTCTTCCCGCTGGAAGTAGCAGAAACACCGGGGCGAGGGAGAGTTTGAGGTCCGCTGACGGAAGGGAGAGGGAGCCAGAGAGGCGCGGCGGAGCAGCTGTTCACCCGGATGGTGCTGAAGCTGATGTAGTCAGAGCAAACAGGGCGGATGCTGTCGGGGAAGCTCCGACAGATTCATCAGCATCGGCCCGTCGCTCTGTTTTACCCCTGCCCTGCCTCAAAGGCGATTCCTCCCGGCGTTTGTTGCCCAGCAGAGGCTCGTTTTCCTTCCACGCGGTGGTGAGAGAGGGGACACCCGGAGAGGAAGGCGGCAGGAGCCGGGAGAGAAGCGGCGCGTCTGCGGGCTGCGGCCTCGCCTCGTTGGGTCTGTGGAGAGGAGGATGCTTGCAGGCTGAACTCATCCAGTTCCATCTGCAGAAGAGACTAAGAAGAAGCGGGGCAAAGATGCAAAACAAGACCGAGAACATGGGGCCAGAGGAGGCCGCAGAGGGAGAGCCGGGGCCGGCTGTACAGGAGACAGAGGCGGGGTCCGTGACACAGCAGGACCAGGCCTTCGAGGACGAGGTGGAGAGGCTGCTTGACGAAAATGATGATCTTAAG TGTGAAATTGAGGAAATGAGGGCCGAGATGGACGAGATGCGAGACACATTCTACGAGGAGGACACGTGTCAGCTGCAGGAGATGAGACGTGAGCTGGAGAGGGCCAATAAAAACTGCCGGATCCTGCAGTACCGTCTGAGGAAGGCAGAAAGGAAGAAGCTGCGCTTCGCACAGACGGGAGAGATCGATGAGGAGCTGCTCAGGAGTCTGGAGCAGGACCTGAAG GTAGCGAAGGATGTGTCTGTGAGGCTGCACCATGAGCTGGAAAAGGTGGAGGAGAAACGCACAAAGACCGAGGATGAGAATGAGAAACTGAGACAGAAACTCATTGAGGTGGAAGTGACCAAACAAGCCCTGCAGAATGAACTGGACAAAACCAAAGAG AAGAGAAGAGGAAGCAAGGACATCCAGAAGACTGACAGGAAATCAGCACAAACTCCTACCGAG GAGGTCAATGAGGACCTTAAGTGCCAGCTAGCTTTTATCAAAGAAGAAGCAGTGCTTATGAGGAAGAAAACCGCCAAGATTGACAAAGAGAAGGACCGTCTAGAACAAGAGCTGCAGAAGTACCGCTCCTTCTATGGCGAACTGGACAGCACCCATCATAAAGGAGAGGCTGGGGGTCCGCCCACCACCCGTGAGTCAGAGCTCAAGTTACGGCTACGCCTAGTGGAGGAGGAGGCAAACATTCTGGGGAGGAAAATAGTGGAGTTGGAG GTTGAAAACCGTGGGCTGAGGGCCGAGCTCGACGACATCCGTGGGGAAGGAGAGGGCGCAGGAAGCTCTGAGGGCGGAGCGATGGGTGGGTCTGGCTCAGGGCGAGGCCTTGGAGATGACCTGACGGAGCTCCGACAGCAGCTGCAGCTGGTGGAGGACGAGGCAGAGCTGCTGAGGAGGAACCTGGCCGATGTTGAAGATCAAAACAAGAGAGTGACCACTGAGCTGAACAAGTTACGGTTCAAAGCCGGAACCCATGAGGGAGGCGGCAGGCACGGGGGAGGCCTCGATGGAGCAAAGGCGGAAGCCCTGCAGGAGGAGTTAAAGGCAGCAAGGCTACAGATTAATGACCTAAGTGGCAAG GTGATGCAGTTGCAGTATGAGAACCGTGTGCTCCTATCTAACATGCAACGCTATGACTTGGCCTCCCACCTCTCCCTGCGGCCCAGCCCGCGGGACAGTGACGCAGAGAGCGATGCGGGCGGAGCCACAAGTGGTCGCCGTGAGAGCGATGAGGACTCCTCCTCACGCCTCGTCCCACCCCACCGCAAACGCGAGGGCCCTGTAGGTGGGGAGAGTGACCCAGACGAGGTCAGAAACACTAACGGAAGCAGCCGTTGCCTGACGCCCACAAGGGGCCTCTACACCCCCTCCGGGCCTGAGGGTGCCGCCTCCTCCCCCTTGGCCCgcttcctgcctgttggccgGTGCAGCCTCCTCGAAAGGCAACACATGACTGATATCCGCATGGAGGCTGAGAGGCTTGTTCGGACCATTGACCGGCTCATCGCTGATACGGCCACGATCATCTCAGAGGCGAGGGTATTTGTGACAAACGGTGACCTGATGTtcaggagaggaggggaggagggcgGAGAAGAAGATGGCAGCCGGATAAGGGAACACGAGCTTCTGTATCGTATTAATGCCCAGATGAAAGCCTTCCGGAAAGAACTGCAGACGTTTATAGACAGACTTGAAGTGCCTCGACCCGAGGGCAGGGACACAGAGGAACCACTGTCG GTAACCAAAAGCACAGAAAAAGCTCAGCACTTTCCGAGGCTGCAACCACATTCAAGAAAGTGCGGCTAG
- the LOC117439777 gene encoding microtubule cross-linking factor 3-like isoform X1 produces MKSAGGGAAAAPSPSSSDNSAGRRRGRRQHRDPSPATAQEGATKRAPRHPARPGFPLPAGSSRNTGARESLRSADGREREPERRGGAAVHPDGAEADVVRANRADAVGEAPTDSSASARRSVLPLPCLKGDSSRRLLPSRGSFSFHAVVREGTPGEEGGRSRERSGASAGCGLASLGLWRGGCLQAELIQFHLQKRLRRSGAKMQNKTENMGPEEAAEGEPGPAVQETEAGSVTQQDQAFEDEVERLLDENDDLKCEIEEMRAEMDEMRDTFYEEDTCQLQEMRRELERANKNCRILQYRLRKAERKKLRFAQTGEIDEELLRSLEQDLKVAKDVSVRLHHELEKVEEKRTKTEDENEKLRQKLIEVEVTKQALQNELDKTKEKRRGSKDIQKTDRKSAQTPTEEVNEDLKCQLAFIKEEAVLMRKKTAKIDKEKDRLEQELQKYRSFYGELDSTHHKGEAGGPPTTRESELKLRLRLVEEEANILGRKIVELEVENRGLRAELDDIRGEGEGAGSSEGGAMGGSGSGRGLGDDLTELRQQLQLVEDEAELLRRNLADVEDQNKRVTTELNKLRFKAGTHEGGGRHGGGLDGAKAEALQEELKAARLQINDLSGKVMQLQYENRVLLSNMQRYDLASHLSLRPSPRDSDAESDAGGATSGRRESDEDSSSRLVPPHRKREGPVGGESDPDEVRNTNGSSRCLTPTRGLYTPSGPEGAASSPLARFLPVGRCSLLERQHMTDIRMEAERLVRTIDRLIADTATIISEARVFVTNGDLMFRRGGEEGGEEDGSRIREHELLYRINAQMKAFRKELQTFIDRLEVPRPEGRDTEEPLSMFQPIILLILILVLFSSLSYATIFKLVFLFTLFFVL; encoded by the exons ATGAAGTCTGCCGGCGGCGGCGCTGCAGCTGCTCCATCACCGTCATCATCAGACAATAGCgcagggaggaggagggggcggaGGCAGCACCGGGATCCCTCGCCGGCTACAGCGCAGGAAGGGGCAACCAAGCGAGCTCCGAGACACCCAGCTAGGCCCGGATTTCCTCTTCCCGCTGGAAGTAGCAGAAACACCGGGGCGAGGGAGAGTTTGAGGTCCGCTGACGGAAGGGAGAGGGAGCCAGAGAGGCGCGGCGGAGCAGCTGTTCACCCGGATGGTGCTGAAGCTGATGTAGTCAGAGCAAACAGGGCGGATGCTGTCGGGGAAGCTCCGACAGATTCATCAGCATCGGCCCGTCGCTCTGTTTTACCCCTGCCCTGCCTCAAAGGCGATTCCTCCCGGCGTTTGTTGCCCAGCAGAGGCTCGTTTTCCTTCCACGCGGTGGTGAGAGAGGGGACACCCGGAGAGGAAGGCGGCAGGAGCCGGGAGAGAAGCGGCGCGTCTGCGGGCTGCGGCCTCGCCTCGTTGGGTCTGTGGAGAGGAGGATGCTTGCAGGCTGAACTCATCCAGTTCCATCTGCAGAAGAGACTAAGAAGAAGCGGGGCAAAGATGCAAAACAAGACCGAGAACATGGGGCCAGAGGAGGCCGCAGAGGGAGAGCCGGGGCCGGCTGTACAGGAGACAGAGGCGGGGTCCGTGACACAGCAGGACCAGGCCTTCGAGGACGAGGTGGAGAGGCTGCTTGACGAAAATGATGATCTTAAG TGTGAAATTGAGGAAATGAGGGCCGAGATGGACGAGATGCGAGACACATTCTACGAGGAGGACACGTGTCAGCTGCAGGAGATGAGACGTGAGCTGGAGAGGGCCAATAAAAACTGCCGGATCCTGCAGTACCGTCTGAGGAAGGCAGAAAGGAAGAAGCTGCGCTTCGCACAGACGGGAGAGATCGATGAGGAGCTGCTCAGGAGTCTGGAGCAGGACCTGAAG GTAGCGAAGGATGTGTCTGTGAGGCTGCACCATGAGCTGGAAAAGGTGGAGGAGAAACGCACAAAGACCGAGGATGAGAATGAGAAACTGAGACAGAAACTCATTGAGGTGGAAGTGACCAAACAAGCCCTGCAGAATGAACTGGACAAAACCAAAGAG AAGAGAAGAGGAAGCAAGGACATCCAGAAGACTGACAGGAAATCAGCACAAACTCCTACCGAG GAGGTCAATGAGGACCTTAAGTGCCAGCTAGCTTTTATCAAAGAAGAAGCAGTGCTTATGAGGAAGAAAACCGCCAAGATTGACAAAGAGAAGGACCGTCTAGAACAAGAGCTGCAGAAGTACCGCTCCTTCTATGGCGAACTGGACAGCACCCATCATAAAGGAGAGGCTGGGGGTCCGCCCACCACCCGTGAGTCAGAGCTCAAGTTACGGCTACGCCTAGTGGAGGAGGAGGCAAACATTCTGGGGAGGAAAATAGTGGAGTTGGAG GTTGAAAACCGTGGGCTGAGGGCCGAGCTCGACGACATCCGTGGGGAAGGAGAGGGCGCAGGAAGCTCTGAGGGCGGAGCGATGGGTGGGTCTGGCTCAGGGCGAGGCCTTGGAGATGACCTGACGGAGCTCCGACAGCAGCTGCAGCTGGTGGAGGACGAGGCAGAGCTGCTGAGGAGGAACCTGGCCGATGTTGAAGATCAAAACAAGAGAGTGACCACTGAGCTGAACAAGTTACGGTTCAAAGCCGGAACCCATGAGGGAGGCGGCAGGCACGGGGGAGGCCTCGATGGAGCAAAGGCGGAAGCCCTGCAGGAGGAGTTAAAGGCAGCAAGGCTACAGATTAATGACCTAAGTGGCAAG GTGATGCAGTTGCAGTATGAGAACCGTGTGCTCCTATCTAACATGCAACGCTATGACTTGGCCTCCCACCTCTCCCTGCGGCCCAGCCCGCGGGACAGTGACGCAGAGAGCGATGCGGGCGGAGCCACAAGTGGTCGCCGTGAGAGCGATGAGGACTCCTCCTCACGCCTCGTCCCACCCCACCGCAAACGCGAGGGCCCTGTAGGTGGGGAGAGTGACCCAGACGAGGTCAGAAACACTAACGGAAGCAGCCGTTGCCTGACGCCCACAAGGGGCCTCTACACCCCCTCCGGGCCTGAGGGTGCCGCCTCCTCCCCCTTGGCCCgcttcctgcctgttggccgGTGCAGCCTCCTCGAAAGGCAACACATGACTGATATCCGCATGGAGGCTGAGAGGCTTGTTCGGACCATTGACCGGCTCATCGCTGATACGGCCACGATCATCTCAGAGGCGAGGGTATTTGTGACAAACGGTGACCTGATGTtcaggagaggaggggaggagggcgGAGAAGAAGATGGCAGCCGGATAAGGGAACACGAGCTTCTGTATCGTATTAATGCCCAGATGAAAGCCTTCCGGAAAGAACTGCAGACGTTTATAGACAGACTTGAAGTGCCTCGACCCGAGGGCAGGGACACAGAGGAACCACTGTCG ATGTTCCAGCCTATAATTTTGCTCATCCTCATACTTGTGTTATTCTCGTCCCTCTCTTACGCCACCATCTTTAAACTAGTCTTTCTTTTTACTCTTTTCTTTGTTCTGTGA